From one Gemella morbillorum genomic stretch:
- the mtrB gene encoding trp RNA-binding attenuation protein MtrB translates to MKETSYIIIRAEVDNVKVITKKTNNEEALEILNKGEVIILNVFDNIVNFKVQGRARIVSNLDQVISGN, encoded by the coding sequence ATGAAAGAAACTAGCTATATTATTATAAGGGCAGAAGTTGATAATGTGAAGGTAATCACTAAGAAAACAAATAATGAAGAAGCTTTAGAAATATTAAATAAGGGAGAGGTCATTATCCTAAATGTGTTTGATAATATTGTTAATTTCAAAGTTCAAGGTAGAGCAAGAATAGTATCGAATTTAGACCAAGTGATTTCTGGTAATTAA
- the folE gene encoding GTP cyclohydrolase I FolE, which produces MKNKEQSQQLIKTLLENIGEDTSRAGLIDTPKRCVNMYEELLSKTNMDPKEEINTFFESENDEPILVKDIQFYSLCEHHMLPFYGVCHIAYVPNNKKITGLSKLARLVESASRRLQIQEDMTLMLVNAIEEQLQPKGVYVIIEAEHMCMAMRGIKKIGSKTVTSKKTGVFLEDTELVKDIQYKIKL; this is translated from the coding sequence TTGAAAAATAAGGAACAATCACAACAACTAATAAAAACATTATTAGAAAATATAGGTGAAGATACTTCAAGAGCTGGATTAATAGATACACCGAAAAGATGTGTAAATATGTATGAAGAGTTACTGTCTAAAACTAATATGGATCCAAAAGAAGAAATTAATACATTTTTTGAATCAGAGAACGATGAACCAATATTAGTCAAAGATATTCAATTTTATTCGTTATGCGAACATCACATGCTACCTTTTTACGGAGTTTGCCATATCGCTTATGTTCCTAATAATAAAAAAATCACTGGTCTTAGTAAATTGGCGCGTCTTGTAGAGAGTGCAAGCCGTAGACTTCAAATTCAAGAAGATATGACACTTATGTTGGTAAATGCAATAGAAGAGCAATTACAACCTAAAGGTGTATATGTAATTATAGAAGCGGAGCATATGTGTATGGCAATGCGTGGTATTAAAAAAATAGGCTCAAAAACAGTAACTAGTAAAAAAACTGGTGTTTTTTTAGAAGATACAGAACTAGTCAAAGATATTCAATATAAAATTAAGTTATAA
- a CDS encoding HU family DNA-binding protein, translating into MNKSELISKVAEKSGLQKKQATAAIEAFVETVEETLAKGEKIQIIGFGNFEVRERAARKGRNPQTNEVIEIAASKVPAFKAGKALKDAVK; encoded by the coding sequence ATGAATAAATCAGAATTAATTTCAAAAGTAGCTGAAAAATCAGGACTACAAAAAAAACAAGCAACTGCTGCTATCGAAGCATTCGTAGAAACAGTTGAAGAAACTTTAGCTAAAGGTGAAAAAATCCAAATTATTGGATTTGGTAATTTTGAAGTTAGAGAGAGAGCTGCTCGTAAAGGACGTAACCCTCAAACTAACGAAGTTATCGAAATCGCTGCAAGCAAAGTACCTGCATTCAAAGCTGGTAAAGCTCTTAAAGACGCAGTTAAATAA